Proteins encoded in a region of the Pigmentiphaga litoralis genome:
- a CDS encoding GNAT family N-acetyltransferase, with amino-acid sequence MTSAPSLLVRDATEIDLAAIEAIYRPYVLTNLATFEEIPPSIDELSRRLATVRALGLPYLVAERDGQVVGYCYANTYRARPAYRNTIEDSVYLADGMGGQGIGRALLSTLIERCAQGGWRQMVAVIGDSANTASVGLHRSLGFEMIGTMPAVGFKLGRWVDTVIMQRPLGPGGDEPPEPLKTQQQS; translated from the coding sequence ATGACTTCAGCCCCTTCCCTCCTCGTCCGTGACGCGACCGAAATCGACCTTGCCGCCATCGAAGCCATCTACCGGCCCTACGTGCTGACGAACCTGGCCACCTTCGAAGAGATCCCGCCGTCGATCGACGAACTGAGCCGGCGGCTGGCCACGGTGCGCGCGCTGGGCCTGCCCTATCTGGTCGCGGAACGGGATGGTCAGGTCGTGGGCTACTGCTACGCCAACACCTACCGCGCGCGGCCGGCGTATCGCAACACGATCGAGGATTCGGTCTACCTGGCCGACGGGATGGGCGGGCAAGGCATCGGCCGGGCATTGTTGAGCACGCTCATCGAACGCTGCGCCCAAGGCGGATGGCGCCAGATGGTCGCCGTGATCGGCGACAGCGCCAACACCGCATCGGTCGGCCTGCACCGCAGCCTGGGCTTCGAGATGATCGGCACCATGCCCGCGGTAGGCTTCAAACTGGGCCGCTGGGTCGACACCGTCATCATGCAACGCCCGCTCGGCCCCGGCGGCGACG
- a CDS encoding isopenicillin N synthase family dioxygenase, whose translation MPLLHVPIIDIEPFLQGDDRAKRAVAAEVDRACRDIGFLIISGHGVAPELLARMRAVSNAFFDLPMPDKLRVAQPAKDVTRGYIGIEQESVGRSRDATATAGDLNESLMIGPVDAVDPAYAAAPAAGKHFAPNLWPEAPAELRDTFSTYYREMGQLATQLMRIFALGLGLDEHHFDTSVDKHISRLRVRNYPAQSETPVPGQIRAGAHSDYGSLTILATEDKPGGLQVFNAAGEWVDVPIVPDCFIINIGDLMARWTNDAWVSTLHRVVNPPADAGAASRRLSVVFFHNPNYDAEIRCIPTCTGDAPKYPATTSGEHLRTLFVATQNA comes from the coding sequence ATGCCCTTGCTTCACGTTCCCATCATCGACATCGAACCCTTTCTGCAAGGTGACGACCGCGCAAAACGCGCCGTGGCTGCCGAGGTAGACCGCGCCTGTCGCGATATCGGTTTCCTGATCATTTCCGGTCACGGCGTCGCGCCCGAATTGCTGGCCAGGATGCGCGCCGTATCCAACGCGTTCTTCGATTTGCCCATGCCGGACAAGCTGAGGGTCGCGCAACCTGCCAAGGACGTCACCCGCGGCTATATCGGTATCGAGCAGGAATCGGTCGGCCGGTCGCGCGACGCCACCGCCACGGCGGGTGACCTGAACGAAAGCCTGATGATCGGCCCCGTCGATGCGGTGGACCCGGCCTACGCGGCAGCGCCCGCCGCCGGCAAACATTTCGCGCCCAACTTGTGGCCCGAGGCGCCCGCCGAATTGCGCGACACCTTCAGCACCTACTACCGGGAGATGGGCCAGTTGGCGACGCAGCTGATGCGCATCTTTGCGCTGGGCCTGGGGCTGGACGAACACCACTTCGATACGTCGGTGGACAAGCACATCAGCCGGCTGCGGGTGCGCAACTACCCGGCGCAGTCCGAGACCCCGGTACCCGGCCAGATCCGCGCAGGTGCGCATTCCGATTACGGCAGCCTGACCATCCTGGCAACCGAAGACAAACCCGGCGGCCTGCAGGTGTTCAATGCCGCGGGCGAGTGGGTCGATGTGCCCATCGTGCCCGACTGTTTCATCATCAATATCGGCGACCTGATGGCGCGCTGGACCAACGACGCCTGGGTGTCGACCCTGCATCGCGTCGTCAATCCGCCCGCCGACGCGGGCGCGGCCAGCCGTCGCCTGTCAGTGGTGTTTTTCCATAACCCCAACTACGACGCCGAGATCCGCTGCATTCCGACTTGCACGGGCGACGCGCCCAAGTATCCGGCCACGACCTCGGGCGAACATTTGCGCACCCTGTTCGTGGCGACGCAGAACGCGTGA
- a CDS encoding branched-chain amino acid ABC transporter ATP-binding protein/permease produces the protein MNRLSIPLALLIAAGAIALALTVNSYYVFVLANVALIAIVGIGLNVLLGLTGQVSFGHIGFYAIGAYAVAILTSKAGWSFWAAWPVGALIAGLLGALLALPALRVKGPYLAMITIAFSFIVQHGAVEMRSLTGGQNGIMNIGAPSFGGVIGTEQGVAILAIISTLVLLGAYALLSRGTWGAAMRAVKDSEIAAESIGLSPLVVKTVAFAVSALLAGLAGGLFAPLSGFVTPDTFSFMQSILFVLVVIIGGAGSIAGPVIGAAIVGVLPEVLSSLEDYRLLFFGGLLLLVLWIAPEGVMGLLRKLAAKVRATPRAGLRGAASSTAPAPASPIAARARGVLHARELGMTFGGVRAVSGLSFDVPAGAVTSLIGPNGAGKTTALNMLSGFYRPTAGGFALGDRSLQATAAFRIARHGVARTYQTSQLFGSLSVEDNVALALNRGVLGGLLGARRFASPFVRARSRQLLDYCGYRGSVDTPAADLAHVDRRLVEIARALATDPDVLLLDEPAAGLSREDKERLATLLRQIAGAGLGVVVVEHDMALVMAISDQIVVLDAGQRLAVGTPAQIQQDPAVRQAYLGESLVAADQAPKARDALVGPTLLGVDDLVAGYGAEPVLHGISLQVKRGEMVALLGANGAGKSTLMRTLSGLHRSVSGGLHLDGNSLEHKPAEAVVGLGLVLVPEGRQVFSELTVLDNIRLGAFLHPDNIDARVEEMLTRFPRLRERLHQRAGLLSGGEQQMLAVARGLMAKPRILLLDEPSLGLAPKVIAELFAALDQLRQENMTILLVDQMAALALALADRAYVIEGGRVVAQGTAAEIAANDDLAKAYLGGH, from the coding sequence ATGAACCGCCTGTCCATCCCCCTTGCGCTGCTGATCGCGGCGGGCGCGATTGCGCTGGCGCTCACGGTCAACAGCTACTACGTGTTCGTGCTCGCCAACGTGGCGCTGATCGCCATCGTCGGCATCGGGCTCAATGTCTTGCTGGGCCTGACCGGCCAGGTCTCGTTCGGCCACATTGGTTTCTATGCGATCGGCGCGTATGCGGTCGCGATCCTGACCAGCAAGGCCGGCTGGAGTTTCTGGGCGGCCTGGCCCGTGGGCGCCCTGATCGCGGGCTTGCTGGGCGCCTTGCTGGCGCTGCCGGCCTTGCGCGTGAAGGGCCCTTACCTGGCCATGATCACCATTGCGTTCAGCTTCATCGTGCAGCACGGCGCGGTCGAAATGCGCAGCCTGACCGGTGGCCAGAACGGCATCATGAACATTGGCGCGCCCTCGTTCGGCGGTGTCATCGGCACCGAACAAGGCGTGGCCATTCTGGCCATCATCTCGACGCTGGTGTTGCTCGGCGCGTATGCGCTGCTGTCGCGCGGCACCTGGGGCGCCGCCATGCGCGCCGTCAAGGACAGCGAAATCGCGGCCGAGTCGATCGGCCTCAGCCCGCTGGTCGTCAAGACGGTGGCGTTCGCGGTCTCGGCCTTGCTGGCCGGTCTCGCGGGCGGACTGTTCGCGCCGCTGTCAGGCTTCGTGACGCCCGACACCTTCAGCTTCATGCAGTCGATCCTGTTCGTGCTGGTGGTCATCATCGGTGGCGCCGGATCGATCGCCGGACCGGTGATCGGCGCGGCCATCGTCGGCGTGCTGCCCGAAGTCCTGTCCAGCCTGGAAGACTATCGCCTGTTGTTCTTCGGCGGCCTGTTGCTGCTGGTGTTGTGGATTGCGCCCGAAGGCGTCATGGGCCTGCTGCGCAAGCTGGCCGCCAAGGTGCGCGCCACGCCGCGTGCAGGGTTGCGCGGTGCGGCGTCCAGTACGGCGCCCGCCCCGGCGTCCCCCATTGCGGCCCGTGCCCGCGGGGTGCTCCATGCTCGCGAATTGGGCATGACCTTCGGAGGGGTGCGAGCCGTCAGTGGATTGAGTTTCGATGTGCCTGCCGGCGCGGTCACCAGCCTGATCGGCCCGAACGGTGCAGGCAAGACGACCGCATTGAACATGCTCAGCGGCTTCTATCGGCCCACGGCCGGCGGCTTCGCGCTGGGCGATCGCAGCCTGCAGGCCACCGCCGCCTTCCGTATCGCGCGGCATGGCGTGGCCCGCACCTATCAGACCTCGCAACTGTTCGGCAGCCTGAGCGTGGAAGACAACGTCGCGCTGGCGTTGAATCGCGGCGTGCTGGGCGGCCTGCTCGGGGCACGGCGCTTCGCGTCGCCCTTCGTGCGGGCGCGCAGCCGGCAATTGCTGGACTACTGCGGCTATCGCGGATCGGTCGACACGCCGGCGGCGGACCTGGCCCATGTGGATCGCCGCCTGGTCGAGATTGCCCGTGCCCTGGCGACCGATCCGGACGTGCTGTTGCTGGACGAACCTGCGGCCGGCTTGTCGCGCGAAGACAAGGAACGCCTGGCGACCCTGCTCCGCCAGATCGCCGGCGCAGGCCTGGGCGTGGTGGTGGTCGAGCACGACATGGCGCTGGTCATGGCGATCTCGGATCAGATCGTCGTGCTGGATGCCGGCCAGCGCCTGGCCGTCGGCACGCCGGCGCAGATCCAGCAGGATCCGGCCGTACGCCAGGCCTACCTGGGCGAATCGCTGGTCGCCGCCGATCAGGCCCCCAAGGCACGCGATGCGCTGGTCGGCCCGACCCTGCTGGGCGTGGATGATCTGGTGGCTGGCTACGGCGCCGAACCGGTGCTGCACGGCATCAGCCTGCAGGTCAAACGTGGCGAGATGGTCGCGCTGCTCGGGGCTAACGGCGCGGGCAAATCGACGCTGATGCGCACGCTGTCGGGTCTGCATCGTTCGGTATCGGGCGGTCTGCACCTGGACGGCAACAGCCTGGAACACAAGCCGGCCGAAGCCGTGGTGGGACTGGGCCTAGTGCTGGTGCCCGAAGGCCGGCAGGTCTTCAGTGAACTGACGGTTCTGGACAACATCCGGCTGGGCGCCTTCCTGCATCCCGACAACATCGATGCCCGCGTGGAAGAGATGCTGACGCGTTTCCCGCGCCTGCGCGAGCGGCTGCATCAACGCGCCGGCCTGCTGTCGGGCGGCGAGCAGCAGATGCTGGCCGTGGCGCGCGGGCTGATGGCCAAGCCCCGCATCCTGCTGCTCGACGAACCGTCGCTGGGCCTGGCGCCCAAGGTCATCGCCGAACTGTTCGCTGCGCTGGACCAGCTGCGGCAAGAGAACATGACCATCCTGCTGGTGGACCAGATGGCGGCCCTGGCGCTGGCCCTTGCCGACCGTGCCTATGTCATCGAAGGCGGACGGGTGGTTGCCCAAGGCACCGCCGCCGAGATTGCCGCCAACGACGATCTGGCCAAGGCGTATCTGGGCGGCCACTGA